A portion of the Bacillus sp. SM2101 genome contains these proteins:
- a CDS encoding iron-containing alcohol dehydrogenase, with the protein MTLSYNQYMQRTAIHSGLGTRAMIPDLFQNMQAKRVVLFSDKGLKEAGIVDKIAELFSLTSYGTGPELAGVYLDIVQDAGSECVNAATRFAREVNADALLAVGGGSVLDTVKGVKYALFKGLTDIKTAIPGGLLIESWPEATHMTIPHISVPTTAGTGSEASPIAVIYNEELRLKTTMINPFINADMAVLDPDLTTGLPAFITAFTGFDALTHAIEALASPNATPFTDANALHTIRLIEKHLPTVVENGQDLEARLEMLQASTMGITAFSYSLNAIPVHNLAHAYGALFRIPHGLANAVFLPIVIESLTDLYLPKIVEFAQALQIETAGKDRQVLLKEVVQKIRDLQMKVGLPADFADYGIEEDYLEAAGMAVAMDPAALAFSIPPEIIEQIGLKVIGARKNVSST; encoded by the coding sequence ATGACATTATCATATAACCAATATATGCAAAGAACTGCCATTCATAGTGGATTAGGAACACGAGCAATGATTCCAGATTTATTTCAAAACATGCAAGCTAAAAGAGTTGTTTTATTCAGTGATAAAGGCCTTAAGGAAGCTGGAATTGTCGACAAAATAGCTGAATTGTTTTCATTAACTTCTTATGGAACGGGACCTGAATTAGCTGGTGTTTATTTAGATATTGTTCAGGATGCTGGTAGTGAATGTGTCAACGCGGCAACACGTTTTGCAAGAGAAGTAAATGCTGATGCGCTTCTTGCAGTAGGTGGGGGTAGTGTTTTAGATACGGTTAAAGGTGTGAAATATGCATTATTTAAGGGGTTAACCGATATTAAAACTGCAATTCCAGGAGGGCTTTTAATTGAAAGTTGGCCAGAAGCCACTCATATGACAATACCACATATTTCTGTACCAACAACAGCAGGAACTGGTTCAGAGGCTTCACCTATTGCAGTCATATACAATGAAGAACTTAGATTAAAAACGACGATGATTAATCCATTTATCAATGCTGATATGGCGGTTCTTGATCCAGACTTGACGACAGGACTTCCAGCTTTCATTACAGCATTTACAGGATTTGATGCACTGACTCATGCCATAGAAGCATTGGCATCGCCGAATGCGACTCCTTTTACAGATGCAAATGCCTTGCACACAATTCGTTTAATAGAAAAACATTTGCCAACCGTTGTTGAAAATGGTCAAGATTTAGAAGCTAGATTAGAAATGCTACAAGCAAGTACGATGGGGATTACCGCCTTCAGCTATTCTTTAAACGCGATACCTGTCCATAATTTAGCTCATGCCTACGGTGCATTGTTTAGAATTCCGCATGGGCTTGCCAATGCTGTATTTCTTCCAATTGTTATTGAATCATTAACTGACTTATACTTGCCGAAAATCGTTGAATTTGCTCAAGCCTTACAAATAGAAACAGCTGGCAAGGATCGACAAGTTCTCCTTAAAGAGGTAGTACAGAAAATTAGAGATTTACAGATGAAAGTTGGATTACCTGCGGATTTTGCAGATTACGGCATCGAAGAAGATTATTTAGAGGCAGCAGGTATGGCTGTTGCTATGGATCCAGCAGCACTTGCTTTTTCCATACCTCCTGAGATTATAGAGCAAATCGGTTTGAAGGTAATAGGTGCAAGAAAAAATGTCTCTAGTACGTAG
- a CDS encoding aldehyde dehydrogenase family protein — protein MSIKVDVSTFPLFINGEWVPAVSGETFDVHNPATGDVVAKVAKGNKYDVEKAVNAASAAFEQAEWRDMNPKDRSKLLYAIAHKIIANSKELIYLETISSGGTVRRLSSSDVMQMADLFQTLGKFVLEYPFSETLPVPPFPGPAHNFVWREPIGVCAAITPWNMPMLIATWKIAPALAMGNTIVIKPASYTPLSTLKLAEIISEVVPKGVINVVTGSGNEVGEPLATHPKVDKIAFTGSTEVGRHIMSLASHTVKNTTLELGGKSPNILLEDADLNIALPGSLFGVFLHSGQLCESGTRLFVPDSLYEMVIEKLAELAGTLKLGNPLDPETDMGPVISSQQKETILSYIESGKKEGARLVCGGKEAVVEGCENGHFIEPTIFADVTNDMKIAREEIFGPVLSIIRYGELDDAIKMANDTIYGLAAGVWTKDVNKAYEVVRQLRAGVVWINDWHLLRNDAPFGGYKQSGIGREMGKYSLDAYTQLKHVHTSMVPDLHKRRWNQLLFSNLHET, from the coding sequence ATGTCTATAAAAGTTGATGTAAGTACTTTCCCATTATTTATTAATGGGGAGTGGGTACCAGCTGTTAGCGGAGAAACTTTTGATGTACACAATCCTGCAACAGGAGATGTGGTTGCAAAAGTTGCAAAAGGCAATAAGTATGATGTGGAAAAAGCAGTTAATGCAGCCAGCGCAGCATTTGAGCAAGCTGAGTGGCGCGATATGAACCCGAAAGATCGTTCCAAATTGTTATATGCGATTGCGCATAAAATCATAGCAAACTCAAAAGAGCTTATTTACCTAGAAACGATTAGCTCTGGCGGAACTGTTAGAAGATTATCCTCTAGTGACGTTATGCAAATGGCTGATTTATTCCAAACTTTAGGCAAGTTTGTTCTAGAATATCCATTCTCCGAAACGTTGCCTGTACCTCCTTTCCCTGGTCCTGCACATAACTTTGTATGGAGAGAACCGATTGGCGTTTGTGCAGCGATTACCCCTTGGAATATGCCTATGTTAATTGCTACTTGGAAAATTGCACCTGCATTAGCAATGGGAAATACAATTGTCATAAAGCCAGCTAGTTATACACCACTTTCAACTCTTAAACTGGCTGAAATTATTTCCGAGGTTGTACCGAAAGGAGTTATAAACGTCGTTACCGGTTCCGGAAATGAAGTAGGTGAGCCGCTTGCTACACATCCAAAGGTTGATAAAATTGCATTTACGGGCTCTACGGAAGTTGGACGTCATATAATGAGCCTTGCTTCACATACAGTTAAGAATACTACGCTAGAGCTTGGTGGAAAATCTCCTAATATACTTCTTGAAGATGCTGACTTAAATATTGCGTTACCTGGTAGCTTATTTGGCGTTTTCTTACATTCGGGACAGCTATGTGAGTCTGGAACTAGATTATTTGTTCCTGATAGTCTATATGAAATGGTAATTGAAAAACTTGCAGAATTGGCAGGTACATTAAAGTTAGGAAATCCGCTTGATCCTGAAACTGATATGGGACCTGTTATATCTTCACAACAAAAGGAAACGATCCTTTCTTATATAGAATCAGGAAAAAAAGAAGGAGCTAGGTTAGTCTGCGGAGGAAAAGAGGCGGTAGTTGAAGGCTGTGAAAATGGCCATTTTATTGAGCCAACTATTTTTGCTGATGTCACGAATGATATGAAAATTGCGAGAGAAGAAATATTTGGACCTGTATTATCAATTATTCGTTATGGTGAGCTCGATGATGCTATTAAAATGGCGAATGATACGATTTACGGTCTGGCTGCGGGGGTTTGGACGAAAGACGTAAATAAAGCATACGAAGTGGTGCGACAACTTCGAGCAGGGGTTGTTTGGATTAATGATTGGCATTTATTAAGAAATGATGCACCATTTGGTGGGTATAAGCAGAGTGGTATAGGCAGGGAGATGGGAAAATACTCATTAGATGCATATACACAGTTAAAGCATGTCCATACTTCGATGGTTCCTGACCTTCATAAACGACGTTGGAATCAATTGTTATTTTCCAACCTCCACGAGACTTAA
- a CDS encoding R2-like ligand-binding oxidase, with the protein MVRKHVITTSERGIVEDLLPYRLYQKAKRFGIWNPQDIDFSKDREDWKSLNEVQQEDILRVIAQFQGGEEAVTLDLLPLIMAIAKEGRIEEEMFLTTFLFEEAKHTEFFRNVLNIIGEKGDLSHFHTPIYKKIFFEILPNAMEKIVYDQSPEAIAEAATVYNMFVEGVLAETGYYSFYISLDKAGIMPGLMKGIGLLKRDESRHIGYGTYLLQRLISEHPHIFDLVSNKMEELAPLALQLNQEGIAGREMSSFGNPTEETMQYTMKQLSIRMEILSRARGKKIEEIYKTNEADVGVI; encoded by the coding sequence ATGGTTAGAAAACACGTGATTACTACTAGTGAAAGGGGAATTGTTGAAGATCTATTGCCATACCGATTATATCAAAAGGCTAAACGGTTTGGAATTTGGAATCCTCAAGATATTGATTTTTCAAAAGATCGAGAAGACTGGAAATCACTTAATGAAGTTCAGCAAGAAGATATTCTACGTGTTATTGCCCAATTTCAAGGAGGGGAAGAGGCAGTTACTTTAGATTTACTACCTCTGATCATGGCAATCGCAAAAGAAGGACGTATTGAGGAGGAAATGTTTTTAACTACCTTTCTCTTTGAGGAAGCTAAACACACAGAGTTTTTCCGTAACGTACTTAATATAATTGGAGAAAAGGGTGATTTATCTCATTTCCATACACCTATTTATAAGAAAATCTTTTTTGAGATTCTTCCAAATGCAATGGAAAAAATTGTTTACGATCAATCTCCTGAAGCCATTGCAGAAGCTGCTACAGTATATAACATGTTTGTAGAAGGAGTCTTGGCAGAGACAGGGTACTATTCCTTTTACATTTCTCTTGACAAAGCGGGTATTATGCCAGGCTTAATGAAAGGAATTGGACTGTTGAAGAGGGATGAGTCCAGACATATAGGGTACGGGACATATTTACTTCAGCGCTTAATTTCAGAGCATCCACATATCTTTGATTTAGTAAGTAACAAAATGGAAGAGTTAGCACCACTAGCATTACAGTTGAATCAAGAAGGAATAGCAGGAAGAGAAATGAGCTCATTTGGAAATCCGACTGAAGAAACAATGCAATATACGATGAAACAACTTAGTATTAGAATGGAAATTCTCTCAAGAGCAAGAGGGAAAAAAATCGAGGAAATATATAAAACGAATGAAGCGGATGTCGGTGTGATATAG
- a CDS encoding NAD(P)-binding oxidoreductase, protein MRVLVLGASGATGKQVVRQLIKRQINTRILIRNSATLSKDIKEHPLVEIKKGNINDLNDSEMNNLLLNCNVIISCLGHNPTLKGMFGKPRYLVFDVIKRISETVKDTKVKLILMSTTGYTNTLSSERNSIGEKLILSLLYLFLPPHRDNVKAANYLIENIGKEDGDIDWIAVRPDTLVNIDEESSYEVCEFPIRSPIFNAGKTSRINVSHFMAELVSDDIIWEKWAFKTPVIYNK, encoded by the coding sequence ATGAGAGTATTAGTTCTTGGGGCAAGTGGCGCTACCGGCAAACAAGTCGTCAGACAATTAATCAAAAGGCAAATCAATACACGGATTCTTATCAGAAATAGTGCAACTCTTTCCAAAGACATAAAAGAACATCCATTAGTGGAAATCAAGAAGGGTAATATCAACGACTTAAATGACTCTGAGATGAATAACCTCCTACTTAATTGTAATGTCATTATCTCCTGCCTTGGTCACAACCCTACACTTAAAGGGATGTTTGGTAAACCTCGTTATTTGGTATTTGATGTAATAAAAAGAATCAGTGAGACAGTTAAAGATACAAAAGTAAAACTCATACTTATGAGTACAACAGGTTATACGAATACTTTATCTAGTGAGAGAAATTCTATAGGAGAAAAACTCATCCTTTCACTACTATATTTATTCCTTCCTCCTCATCGTGATAATGTCAAGGCTGCTAATTATTTGATTGAAAATATTGGTAAAGAAGATGGGGACATTGATTGGATTGCTGTACGGCCGGATACATTAGTCAACATTGATGAAGAAAGTTCTTATGAAGTTTGTGAATTTCCAATAAGAAGCCCAATTTTTAATGCTGGTAAAACGAGCAGAATAAATGTAAGTCATTTTATGGCTGAACTAGTTTCAGATGATATTATATGGGAAAAATGGGCATTTAAAACTCCTGTCATTTATAATAAATAG
- a CDS encoding EamA family transporter, producing MGELYAVLSALMFAVNNVIIKKGIIRNNNTDNGFFITIFINVIFLGLLCIITIAVKGWNIPFSWTSVLFFSLAGLCTTGIGRLTLFSSISYIGPSRASAIRNTTPIFTTLFAILFLNETISLLPGVGMMLLMAGIMNEGLGLRKIGTSHKQLIKSQESLHYKNKQTFGYELAILSAFTFGVGQALRKQGLLTMDHAFFGAWVGAMTSLVFVLIYQSIRGNLTNNIKGSFNKFNPYYLLAGLFTSLGPLFFFLATQSIQVSYVSVITSTEPIITVLISGILLKRTDSITVRSLLTIFMISIGAILMVVAV from the coding sequence ATGGGTGAGCTTTATGCTGTTTTATCAGCGTTAATGTTTGCAGTAAATAACGTGATCATTAAAAAAGGAATAATAAGAAATAACAATACAGATAATGGTTTCTTTATTACTATTTTCATAAATGTGATTTTTTTAGGGCTTCTTTGTATCATTACAATTGCTGTGAAAGGCTGGAACATACCCTTTTCATGGACTTCTGTATTGTTTTTTTCGTTGGCTGGATTATGCACGACAGGGATCGGAAGGTTGACCTTATTTTCTAGTATTTCTTATATTGGCCCTTCAAGGGCATCTGCAATCCGAAATACTACACCGATTTTTACAACGCTATTCGCAATCCTTTTTCTAAATGAAACAATTTCTCTACTACCAGGAGTTGGAATGATGTTGTTAATGGCAGGGATTATGAATGAAGGATTGGGTTTACGGAAAATTGGAACATCTCATAAGCAATTAATCAAATCCCAAGAGAGCTTGCATTACAAAAATAAGCAAACGTTTGGATATGAATTAGCAATTCTTTCAGCATTTACCTTTGGTGTTGGGCAAGCACTTCGGAAACAAGGTTTATTAACTATGGATCACGCTTTTTTTGGAGCGTGGGTTGGAGCAATGACATCCTTAGTTTTTGTGTTGATTTATCAATCAATCCGTGGCAATTTAACAAACAATATTAAGGGAAGCTTCAATAAATTTAACCCTTATTATTTACTTGCGGGTCTATTTACGAGTTTAGGCCCATTATTCTTTTTTCTTGCAACACAATCGATTCAAGTATCTTATGTAAGTGTCATTACCTCTACAGAGCCGATCATCACGGTATTAATTAGTGGGATTTTGTTGAAACGTACCGATTCTATAACAGTTCGTAGTTTGCTAACAATCTTTATGATTTCAATAGGTGCCATATTAATGGTAGTTGCTGTATAA
- a CDS encoding saccharopine dehydrogenase NADP-binding domain-containing protein has protein sequence MKDNILVIGGYGHVGKIVCEILGRNLPGKVIASGRNLRKAEEFCQTTKGTVIPFELDISKPVPSELLSKVRVVVMCLDQRNLDFVRTCFNHNIHYVDISAKYTFLSSVKRLQAEAEKSNVCAVLSVGLAPGLTNLLASFAKSYLDRTEAIDIYIMLGLGDYHGKAAIEWTVNNLNSTYQIHSGSDKTQIEAFSGGKETSFSKNIGKRKGFYFNFSDQHTLPDTLKVPAVVTRACFDSRIMTSMFALLKRAGVFKLLKYQSIRKMMVWLLSNIRFGKDTYAVKVDAFGVYNGKKVVAECGIQGQKESLITAKVAAKVAENLYTVQNQKGVYHIEELYDIHSIYNDLPSPEVFITNV, from the coding sequence ATGAAGGATAATATTCTTGTTATTGGTGGGTATGGACATGTTGGAAAAATAGTTTGTGAGATTCTTGGGAGAAACTTACCTGGAAAAGTGATTGCATCTGGAAGAAATTTAAGGAAAGCGGAGGAGTTTTGTCAAACAACAAAAGGTACGGTAATACCGTTTGAATTAGATATTTCAAAGCCTGTTCCCTCAGAGTTATTAAGCAAAGTGAGAGTTGTAGTAATGTGCTTAGATCAGAGGAACTTAGACTTCGTTCGTACTTGCTTTAATCATAATATCCATTATGTTGATATTTCTGCAAAATACACGTTTCTATCCAGTGTTAAAAGATTACAAGCTGAAGCAGAGAAAAGTAATGTATGCGCAGTTCTAAGTGTGGGGTTAGCGCCTGGACTGACAAATTTATTAGCCTCTTTTGCCAAAAGCTACCTTGATCGTACGGAGGCAATTGATATTTATATCATGCTAGGGCTAGGAGATTATCATGGCAAAGCGGCCATTGAGTGGACGGTAAATAACTTAAATAGCACGTATCAAATTCATTCGGGCAGTGATAAGACTCAAATAGAAGCTTTTAGCGGGGGAAAGGAAACTTCATTCAGTAAAAATATTGGAAAGAGAAAGGGATTTTATTTCAATTTTTCAGACCAACATACGCTACCAGACACATTGAAGGTTCCGGCTGTTGTTACTAGGGCGTGCTTTGATTCCCGTATTATGACTAGTATGTTTGCATTGTTAAAAAGGGCTGGGGTATTTAAGCTATTAAAATATCAATCTATTCGAAAGATGATGGTGTGGTTGTTAAGTAACATTAGGTTCGGAAAAGATACGTATGCAGTGAAAGTTGACGCTTTTGGGGTGTATAACGGTAAAAAAGTAGTTGCTGAATGTGGGATTCAAGGACAAAAAGAATCTTTGATTACTGCCAAAGTAGCAGCCAAAGTAGCAGAAAATCTTTACACTGTTCAAAACCAGAAGGGGGTCTATCATATAGAAGAGTTGTATGATATACATTCAATCTATAACGATTTGCCATCTCCTGAAGTTTTTATAACGAATGTCTAA
- a CDS encoding NUDIX domain-containing protein, with translation MIDRVNILAFVYTINPVPSFLLLKRVLNNGGYWQPVSGGIEINEQPIQAVKRELHEETGITNVTNIFNLDYSYKFETIKSDVKMSMMDISFGVEVPQIQPVYLSTEHELYKWCSKAEVKKYLEWKYSIFAFEKLCDVTNN, from the coding sequence TTGATTGATAGAGTTAATATTTTGGCTTTTGTTTATACAATTAATCCAGTACCTTCTTTTTTGCTTTTAAAAAGAGTTTTAAATAATGGAGGGTATTGGCAACCAGTAAGCGGTGGGATAGAGATAAATGAACAACCAATACAAGCTGTAAAGAGAGAATTACATGAAGAAACTGGAATAACAAATGTAACTAATATTTTTAATTTGGATTACTCATATAAATTTGAAACAATTAAAAGCGATGTTAAGATGAGCATGATGGACATTAGCTTTGGAGTTGAAGTTCCTCAAATACAACCTGTATATTTATCAACGGAACATGAATTATATAAGTGGTGTTCAAAAGCAGAAGTAAAGAAATATTTGGAATGGAAATATAGTATTTTTGCTTTTGAAAAGTTATGTGATGTTACAAATAACTAA
- a CDS encoding MarR family transcriptional regulator, whose amino-acid sequence MNSKKKNTTDQAKHSSHNIGRLIFQLQRLERHPRTFGGEINLTPSEIHAIDAIGIEGEILMSELARRLDVTKGAVTQVISRLESKKLVFRSPHYKDSRAVLISLTERGKVAFQAHEELHEQFYARIREELDPNEVAIFERCIKIFTDLLKEDKG is encoded by the coding sequence ATGAATAGTAAAAAGAAAAACACAACAGACCAAGCTAAGCATAGTAGCCATAATATAGGAAGGTTAATTTTTCAATTACAACGACTCGAACGACATCCTCGAACTTTTGGTGGAGAAATAAATCTGACGCCGAGTGAAATTCATGCGATAGATGCAATTGGAATTGAAGGTGAGATTCTAATGAGTGAACTTGCAAGGCGCTTGGATGTAACGAAAGGAGCCGTTACACAGGTTATCAGTCGTTTAGAAAGCAAGAAACTGGTTTTTCGTTCTCCGCATTATAAAGATTCTCGAGCAGTACTCATTTCATTAACAGAGAGGGGGAAGGTAGCTTTTCAAGCCCATGAGGAGCTTCACGAGCAATTTTACGCAAGAATTAGAGAAGAATTAGACCCAAACGAAGTTGCAATCTTTGAAAGATGTATAAAAATATTTACTGATTTATTAAAAGAAGATAAAGGATAA